The nucleotide window tcctttTTCGAGAACTggtgatcttttcgatcagcttcaaggtgctacttgtttctcaaagatagacctcagatcaggctaccatcatttgagagtaagggaatgtgatctTCCAAATACAACATtaaggacccgttatggtcattatgagttcctagttatgtcctttgatTTGACCAAAGTGACTACTGCGTTCAttgaccttatgaatagagtattcaaaccttatttagatttgtttgttatcgtattcagtGATGACATACTAAACTAttaaaggaatgaagaagatcatgctagttatctcagaatagttctccaaactctaaaggatagagagttgtataccaacttctctaagtgtgagttttggcttgagtctatggcattcttaggccatattatGTCTGGAGaggtaattaaaatttatatccagaaaatagaggcagtgaagAATTGGTCTAGACACATATATCATAtagatattaggagtttcttggatttggctggctattatagaagcttcgtagaggggttctcatctatttcatcccctttgaccaagttaactcagaaaacagtgaagtttcaatggtctgaagcttgtgagaaaagctttcaggaattgaaaaagaagttAACTACTGCCTaatgttgaccttaccagaaggtactcaaggttttgtcgtatattgtgatgcgtctagagttggtttgggttgtgtgttaaagCAGAATGGCAAGTTGAATCTAGATTATGCCTCCAgatagttgaaagttcatgagacaaactacccaacccatgatctagagttggctacagtagtatttgctttgaaaatatggcgacattatctttatggtgttcatagggatgtgttcaccgatcacaagagtcttcagtatgtgtttacttacaaagagcttaatctcagacaaaggaggtggttggaattactcaaggattatgacatgagtattctttatcacccaggtaaggctaatatcgttgttgatgccttgccaggttgtctatgggtagtatcacccattttgaggaaaataagaaagagCTAGCAAGAGATGTGCTATACTTGCACGCTTAGGAGtttgactaatggattccacagaagaattagtagtggtgatgaatggggctaaaTCATCCTTAGTGTCAGAACTGAAAGAGAAACAAGGTCAAgaccctatttttcttgaattaaaggcaaatgctcataagcaaaaagtattggcttttgaacaagggggagatggtgtattgaggtttcaaggtaggttgtgtgtaccatggatgaactccaagaaaggatcatggagaaagctcatagctccagatattccattcattcggattccacaaaaatgtatcatgatttgagagaagtttattggtggagtggTATGAAGAAGAGCATTGtagaatttgtggctaagtgtccgaaATGCCAGCAAGTTAAAATAGAGAACCAGAGGTcgggtggtttggctcagaatatagaacttacGGAATGGAAGTTGGAGATGATCAATAAGGACTTCATCACATGTTTAACACGGTCTctcaggcaacatgattctatttgggtgattgttgatagaataaCAAAaccagcccactttttgccggtaaagactactcaTTCAGCAGAAatttatgctaagttgtatatttaataggtggtaagacttcatggggttccggCCTCCATTTTTTCAAAcagaggtgcgcaatttactgcacagtgttggaagtcattccaagaAGGCTTGCATTCAAaagtgaacttaagtactgcctttcatcttCAGGCAGAtaggcaagcagagcgcactattcaaaccttagaggatatgttgagggcttgtgtgattgatttcaagggtaatcaGGAttatcacctacctcttattgaatttgcttacaacaatagctaccactctagtatccaaatggctccttatgaatcTCTTTATGAGAGAAggtgcagatctcctattggattgTTTGAAtgtggtgaagcagggttgataggaccagatttagttcatcaagttatggaaaaggtgaaagtgattcaagagaggttgaaaatggtgCAAAGTCATCATacatcctacactgatgttagtagaagggagttagagtttgaagtagatgattgggtatacttgaaagtttcacctatgaagggtgttatgatattttggtaagaaggggaagcttagtccctggtatattagtccttacagaatatccaagacGATTGGCAatatagcttatgagttagagctaccgcaagagttagcagcggttcatccggtatttcatatttccatgttgaagaagtacatggaagatccttcacttatcataccaactgatGATATTGGtctcaaggataacttatcttatgaggagattccagTTCAGATTCTACATCgtcaagtttgcaagttgagaactaaggaagtagcatcagtcaaagttctttggagaaaccagtttgttgaggaaactacttgggaagctgaagaagatatgaagaagaggtaTCCACATCTTTTTGAGACCGGAaaaattccagatcaaggtactaattctgtTCTTAGTACTTTTCAATctataagttggcatgttgtatttgcattgcttgttgggtgtttgagctaaaTGTTTGATGTTATACCCTTAGCCTAgaaagagtaatctcattcaaggacgaatgttccaaaggggaagatattgtaacatctcactaattgaaagaactagaaagagttagaacTGGACATAGTCATTTTagtaaagaatgaaaaatctagaaattggttatgttaagtttgggcttttggtcaacttaaaatgatcataactcctatatcaggatgagttaggtgtacttccagataccgtaggaaatttattggaattatctttccaacacctccgagtttgcacgatttcgagtttgtatgagtgagatatgcccgtttgaagttggGCTATCCAAATaaggtattttagtcttttccttacccaattgttttatttcctttttaggagtttaattggggtctaaactgaacttggtcagtttatgcttttgaaaactaagttagggttttgatagaagagaaaagaaaaggagaaaagaggaaaaggactaagaatcgtcaagttcttcaagaatcgcttgtggatttcatcaaggggtgaTCTCTACGAGGTATGAAAGATcgcatagcattgggttagttcatccacgcgccaatcatgattcaattcagcaaagTTGTATAGTTTTGAAAGCAAAtcctatgagttcttgatgttaATTCGTTTGAAATCTTATGGGTTctttttgttgaagtttcttgtgaTTGATTTGTGTAATTAGGTGTGATTTCCAGTTGGATCTTgcatatattgatgatttatttgttcctaagtgttttaggaaagaaccaagttgaaATAGAGGGTTTAGaatggaaaaatgaaggagaaaagtcaaaatGCACCTGGGCAGGGGCCTGGGGCGCCGCCCCAGCCAGAGCGCCCAAAATGGGTCTCTCAAATTTGGGATCTGGGGCGCCACACAAGACAAAGCACTCCAACCCAGCCCCTAAAATTCATGGGCTGGCGCCCTGctcctctcagagcgccaaggatgtcagttcttcccattcttcccccatcttttcgtactagttccttagcaatgtacctatgatttctagttgatttcaacactctaaggtacgtctaaacatcatgaaataatccataaacatgagatcataaatcttgaatccataattcatttcaacgaaagttaagagtcaagtcaagaggcTAAGActtaagtcaagagaagttcataaagttttccaaaagtctttcacaaacgttttaactttgttttaatacttaagttttgagttgagtaaagagtaaatgtaaagttcatttcttcaaagattatacgggaactaagtgtTCGCaagagttaaaaatattttcacatttgagcaaaaagggaaacaccaatttccaagagagcttttaagcttagttttgagtaattatcttaaatcaaagaaagttttttgttttaaaatcatatgatcttaagtatattttgggagtagtattgagcaccgatatggggttGCGAGTTAATagctcaagtctccataaaccatgtagctatCATAGgtagaaaatgatcatactttttaaatgattctTTAAGTGCATTTTAGCATAGACgggtggatccacttagttaaggtgttctatatgacgacaaagtataggacagttttggcagcgtgggcaagacgttgtatcaccgcttaggctcatagtggtggatgttggttagagaatctcccacactactatattactatatatgtaaactgagttgttattgtatttctttaatAAATTGAGTTGCTActactgttttaaatgttttgtaTAACTAcaccattattgttgttttactttgcatttgagtcaagttattcatgagttgagtaaagccaaggtaagtgttcctttcagattattttcaattttacgTATGTTTTAGTATTCCCTTCGCATACTCGTGTATTAAATGTGTTGATTCCATCTGTCCTGCATCGTTTTATAATGCAGACACGGGTAATCAGAATCAGCATCCAGGGCCCCGTTGATCCATTTGAGAACTCAGAGTCaattggtgagcctctttgcattctgGAAGACTCCTGTTACTTTGCTTTtaatatttcagttgttaggatgatcgggggtcttgtctcgacatccctcttttatttagaggcttcatagacgagtagttatagttctttagtctttagttgccattttggctaagtttaatatttctttaagaCATTACATGAGTTATCCTTTTGagactatttcttatgtttaagtcttctgctgagtaagtaagacaggccaagggttcgcttagggccaacaatggttcacgaatgccagtcccgcccagggtgtagactcgacGTGTGACACAATTCTCataagaggatacttattcttgatggtaaccttgttcaactggcaataatctatacacattttaagggaaccatctttcttcctcacaaataagatcggagCTCCCCAATgtgagacacttggttgaatgaaacatttatctaggagatctttcaactactcttttatctctttcaactctgctggggccattctatatggcggaatagatataggactaGTATCTAGAAGAATGTTTATACCGAAGTTTATTTATCtatcaggagggactccgggttatcaggaaagacttctggaaactcttttactactgaaactgactgaataggaggtatctcaacactagagtcattaaattggactaagtgatagacacaccccttggaaactaacctTTTTGCCTTAAAGTATGacataaaacgacccttaggcactgctgaactacttctCCACTCTAAGAcgggctcatttggaaactgaaacttgacaactcgagttctagaatcaattgaggcataacaggcatgaagttagtccatacctagaatgacatcaaaatctatcatgTCTAATTCGAcgaaatcagccatggtgtccttgtgattgatggaaatgacacaatcacgatatactcactcagctagaatagactccccaataggtgtagaaacacaaaagggtgcacagagtttctcaggaagaacattaaaattatttgtagCATATGGAGTcgcaaaagataaacttgctcctggtctagcaaagcataaacatcaagagtaaatactttgatcataccagtgacaacatctagagaattctcttgctcttgacgactagtgatcgcataaaggcagtttgctcctccaccagtactggaagtagctcctctaggtgcagccctatCTGGTGGAGCGACAAATGAAGATTAGGCTTTATTGCCCTGATTCCCACTACCGTGCCGATTCTTAGGGCACTTTTTCATGAAGTGACcgtcttgtccacacttgaaacaacctatAGTGCCATCGCGACACTTACCtcggtgggttctaccacacttagcacatgcaggagcccagttatctccttgtgccacactaccccgagactgtgcaggtctagctctaaaGTGTTGGGAATTATGACTATTATACCcacctttgtttctgggtgcaggtgcactagcagatgatggagcaagtcccttttgcttttgttggaAAGAAAACTGGTTCACATTATTTCTTTGTTGCTCTGactcattccctgatgtcttagcctTCTTATTTCTGAATTCCTCCCTATCCCTCAACTTCTCCTCTTCAACCTGTTGCACATAGACCATTAaccttgctatatccatgtcCCTAATTAGCATGGCTGCCTTTCCCTCTTTGCTTGACAGATgggacaacccagcaacaaaaaGACTTATCCAGTTTCTCATATCCACAACCATCTCCGAAGCatcgggaaagttgggtgaacttcaagccatactcatgaacacttagtgaatcctgcttaagggtgagaaactctcgtaccttggcctctctcagtTCTCGGGAAAAGAAACGCCCCAAAAAGGCCTCCTCAAAGCAAGCCCAACTCACAGGTGGTGCtccctcagctctaccctttttccactggtcaaaccaagtcctagcaacattcttcaatttttcaggGATCGGATAAACTTTGATTTTAGGCTAACCCAGCACTAACTCTGATATGCAACTAGTTCTACTTGCTCAGCATCGACAACGCCCATAACCTCAAATACCTTTTTTCAGttcctcaataaagttctctAGATCCTCAGaagtgcttgaaccagtgaaacttggaggattcatcctcaaaaaCTCTCGGATCCTCAAAGTATCAGCTTTTTCTTATTGAGCCCCCCCTTTGTTTCctagcttggttggtcacaacttggcttAACATCCGAATCGCTTCCCTGAACTCAGTATTCATGacttctccttggggttgcacttcaggtgcattagtTACCCCTTGCTCCTCGACATTCCTTCTAGCAGGAGGACCTCTAACAGATCTTCGTGAAGGCATGATTAACtaaaaacacgcgcaagcatgaattagaagaaatttttagagatcaaactctaacgcatgaaatgagtgtgaaagaagtgagctaatttcttaagtgttgcagcctcctaattatagatgagcgcgcttcacaccgataactaggactctacagacacggctacATAGACtctctaggactcttgaactttgtgctctgataccaagtttgccacgccctgagcctacaccctgggcgggagtggcactcaagaaccattgttacCCCAAGCGAACCCTGGACTAGCTTAACTCATAGCGGAAGACTTAATAATCAAGAAACAGTCTTAAGATATAACTTATGCAAATAACTTCAAGAGATAATAATTTAGccaaaaatggcaactcaagtcttaacgtACAATTGAAAAcggaaagactaaagaactataactactCGTCTATGAAGCATCTAACACAAAgagggatgtcaggacaagacccccgatcatcctaacactAAAGTACTAAATCAAATGATAAAGGGGTCCTctgaaaagcaaggaggctcaccaactaactctgattgctcaactggatcaacgaggcactggatactgatcctggttacctgtgtctatatcataaaatgatgcaggccaaatggcatcagtacattgaatgtacgagtatgcgaggggaatactaaacataatgtaagcttgaaagaaatctgaaagaaacacttaccttggctttactcaactcatgaataacttaactaaatataaagcaataatacatatgcaatatatggaaagcttttaaaacactagaaagcaactcagtttgttaaagaaatgcaataacaactcaacttactcatataataaattaatataatttatgtgggagtttctctaaccgacaaccatcacaatgAGCcgaagtgatgatacaacgtctttccCACGCTGtcaaactgtcctatactttaccGTCATATAGGACGCCATAACTAAGTGGAtacactagtctatgctaaaaagcactaaggaatcatctaaaaagtatgatctttttctacccatgatggctacatgatttatggagacttgagttattatgaaatcgcatccccatatcggtgctcaatactactcccaaaaatatacttagctcatatgtttttaaaacaaactctttctttgatttgagataattactcaaaacttagcttcaaatctctcttggaaatcggtgtttcctttcttgctcaaatgtgaaaatattttaactcttgggaatacttagttcccatataatctttgaagaaatgaactcttACTCTTATTCTTTAGttaactcaaagcttaagtcttgaaactaagttaaaacgtttgtaaaagacttttgaaaaactcttatgaacttctcttgacttgattcttaacttcttagcttgattcttaactttccttgaattgattTATGggttcaaggttcatgatctcatgtttatggatgatttcataatgtttagatgtaccttagattGTTgtaatcaactaggaaacacaggtac belongs to Solanum stenotomum isolate F172 chromosome 1, ASM1918654v1, whole genome shotgun sequence and includes:
- the LOC125845293 gene encoding uncharacterized protein LOC125845293 — translated: MPSRRSVRGPPARRNVEEQGVTNAPEVQPQGEVMNTEFREAIRMLSQWKKGRAEGAPPVSWACFEEAFLGRFFSRELREAKMVVDMRNWISLFVAGLSHLSSKEGKAAMLIRDMDIARLMVYVQQVEEEKLRDREEFRNKKAKTSGNESEQQRNNVNQCTSK